The Palleronia sp. THAF1 genome window below encodes:
- a CDS encoding D-alanyl-D-alanine carboxypeptidase family protein, giving the protein MVIDARTGEVLHSRNADTRLHPASLTKMMTLYVVFDAIKRGEIGLDTQVRISRHAASEPPSKLGLRVGQRISMRHLIRASAVKSANDAATALGEAISGSEAAFARRMTATAKALGMSRTTFLNAHGLTEAGHLSTARDMTTLGRRLFYDHPEYYNLFSRQSADAGVLTVRNTNRRLLSDYAGADGIKTGYTNAAGFNLVASAERNGERIIATVFGGRSSATRNAKVAELLDLGFQRAPSHARVKKPAPVNLEGVGSAIVARSLRPRLRPVRPVAGDILIGKVGEVPAAPPLPAAVAPSVVPEPPARAAALAAPQIAQVAPTPAPEQGRVVSRLSSSGGRHWGINVGRYGSRYQAEQVLLVTALSEIGTLDQALRKVVQSPQGWEANFVGMTAERAEMACRRLAARDMNCNTLGPS; this is encoded by the coding sequence ATGGTAATCGACGCGCGGACCGGAGAGGTTTTGCATTCGCGCAATGCCGATACCCGGCTCCATCCCGCATCGCTGACCAAGATGATGACGCTTTACGTCGTGTTCGACGCGATCAAACGCGGCGAGATCGGCTTGGACACGCAGGTGCGAATTTCCCGCCACGCCGCGTCCGAGCCGCCGTCGAAGCTGGGACTGCGGGTGGGCCAGCGCATTTCCATGCGGCACCTGATTCGCGCCTCTGCGGTGAAATCGGCCAATGACGCCGCCACTGCTTTGGGAGAGGCGATCTCTGGTTCCGAAGCAGCATTTGCCCGTCGGATGACCGCGACGGCGAAGGCGTTGGGCATGAGTCGCACGACCTTCCTAAATGCCCACGGCCTGACCGAAGCGGGCCATCTGTCGACTGCGCGCGACATGACAACGCTGGGCCGTCGCCTGTTCTACGACCACCCGGAGTATTACAATCTGTTCTCCCGCCAGTCAGCCGACGCGGGCGTGCTGACGGTGCGCAACACGAACCGCCGCCTGTTGTCGGATTATGCTGGCGCGGACGGCATCAAGACCGGCTACACGAACGCCGCCGGTTTCAACCTTGTCGCTTCCGCCGAGCGGAACGGAGAGCGCATCATCGCCACGGTGTTCGGGGGCCGATCCTCTGCCACGCGCAACGCGAAGGTGGCCGAACTGCTGGACCTTGGTTTTCAGCGCGCCCCGTCCCACGCACGGGTGAAAAAGCCCGCTCCGGTGAACCTGGAAGGCGTTGGAAGCGCGATCGTCGCGCGATCCTTGCGCCCCCGGTTGCGTCCTGTTCGCCCCGTCGCCGGGGATATCCTGATCGGCAAGGTCGGCGAAGTGCCTGCTGCACCGCCGCTACCTGCCGCCGTTGCGCCCAGCGTCGTGCCGGAACCGCCCGCGCGGGCGGCGGCGCTTGCCGCGCCACAGATCGCACAGGTTGCCCCCACGCCCGCACCGGAACAGGGGCGCGTTGTTTCACGGCTGTCCAGCTCTGGCGGGCGGCATTGGGGGATCAACGTCGGTCGCTACGGCAGCCGCTATCAGGCAGAGCAGGTCCTTCTGGTGACGGCGCTGTCCGAGATCGGTACGCTGGATCAGGCGCTGCGTAAGGTGGTGCAATCGCCGCAAGGCTGGGAAGCCAACTTCGTCGGCATGACAGCCGAACGCGCCGAAATGGCCTGCCGCCGGTTGGCCGCGCGCGACATGAACTGCAACACGCTGGGGCCGAGCTGA
- the hemF gene encoding oxygen-dependent coproporphyrinogen oxidase has protein sequence MTDQTQDFAPERAQAAAWFKELRDQIVAAFEALEDSHATGPFADSAPCRFEITETSRTAEDGSDAGGGLMSVMRGGRVFEKVGVNVSEVYGKLGAKAQMAMAARKGIPGMADDPRFWASGISLVAHMQNPHAPAVHMNTRMFWTPHAWWFGGGEDLNPCIEYEEDTAHFHDTLRNHLNPHGDDIYPWLKEWADEYFYIPHRKRARGVGGVFMDDRCTGDWQADFALTQDIGRAFLPAYLPLVEKRRVQDFDEADKDAQLVHRGLYAEYNLVYDRGTKFGLETGHDANAVLMSLPPLAKWV, from the coding sequence ATGACCGATCAAACCCAAGATTTCGCGCCCGAGCGCGCCCAAGCCGCCGCATGGTTCAAGGAACTGCGCGACCAAATCGTCGCCGCGTTCGAAGCGCTGGAAGACAGCCACGCGACCGGCCCCTTCGCAGACTCAGCCCCCTGCCGCTTCGAGATAACAGAAACCTCGCGCACGGCAGAAGACGGCAGCGACGCGGGCGGTGGACTGATGAGCGTCATGCGCGGTGGTCGCGTGTTCGAAAAGGTCGGCGTCAACGTCTCTGAAGTCTACGGCAAGCTGGGCGCCAAGGCGCAGATGGCCATGGCCGCGCGGAAGGGCATTCCCGGTATGGCCGACGATCCGCGCTTCTGGGCGAGCGGCATCAGCCTTGTCGCGCACATGCAGAACCCGCACGCACCTGCCGTTCACATGAACACCCGCATGTTCTGGACCCCCCACGCCTGGTGGTTCGGCGGCGGCGAGGATCTCAACCCTTGCATCGAATATGAAGAAGACACTGCCCACTTCCACGACACCCTGCGCAACCACTTGAACCCGCACGGCGACGATATCTATCCGTGGCTGAAGGAATGGGCGGACGAATACTTCTACATCCCGCACCGCAAGCGTGCCCGTGGCGTCGGCGGCGTGTTCATGGACGACCGCTGCACCGGTGACTGGCAGGCCGATTTCGCGCTGACCCAAGACATCGGGCGCGCCTTCCTGCCCGCCTACCTGCCGCTGGTCGAAAAGCGTCGTGTTCAGGACTTCGACGAGGCCGACAAGGACGCGCAGCTGGTCCACCGGGGTCTCTATGCGGAATACAACCTGGTCTACGATCGCGGCACGAAGTTCGGGCTGGAAACGGGCCACGACGCCAATGCGGTGCTGATGTCACTGCCGCCGCTGGCAAAGTGGGTCTGA
- the hemE gene encoding uroporphyrinogen decarboxylase, whose translation MAEKTILRALAGETLPTPPIWMMRQAGRYLPEYKATRAQAGDFLSLCYNPDLAAEVTLQPIRRFGFDAAILFADILLVPQALGADLWFVTGEGPRLSTITARDQVDALRSTDAIHDTLNPVYETVRILARELPSETTLIGFAGAPWTVATYMIAGRGTPDQGPAHALKDEDRETFEALLARITDATIEYLSAQIEAGAEVVKLFDSWAGSLSGEDFRNYALEPAKQIIAALKARHPNVPIIAFPRGAKEAYIGFANETNADCVALDQFTDADWAAEHVQKDGCVQGNLSPEHMVTGGQALIDEVRRIKAAFSGGPHIFNLGHGITPDADPDNVALMIETLRR comes from the coding sequence ATGGCCGAAAAGACGATACTGAGGGCGCTGGCCGGGGAAACGCTTCCCACGCCACCGATCTGGATGATGCGACAGGCCGGGCGTTACCTGCCCGAATACAAGGCGACGCGCGCGCAAGCGGGCGACTTCCTGTCACTGTGCTACAATCCCGATTTGGCGGCCGAGGTCACGTTGCAGCCGATCCGCCGCTTCGGCTTCGACGCCGCGATCCTTTTCGCCGACATCCTGCTGGTGCCGCAGGCGCTGGGGGCAGACCTGTGGTTCGTGACCGGAGAGGGGCCTCGGCTTTCGACGATCACCGCGCGCGATCAGGTCGATGCGCTGCGCAGCACGGATGCGATCCACGACACGCTGAACCCGGTCTATGAAACCGTGCGCATCTTGGCGCGAGAGCTGCCGTCCGAGACGACGCTGATCGGCTTCGCGGGCGCGCCCTGGACCGTAGCGACCTACATGATTGCCGGGCGCGGGACACCGGATCAGGGGCCGGCCCACGCGCTGAAGGACGAGGATCGCGAGACGTTCGAAGCGCTGCTGGCGCGGATCACGGATGCGACGATCGAATATCTGTCTGCGCAGATCGAGGCCGGGGCGGAGGTGGTCAAGCTGTTCGACAGTTGGGCCGGGTCGCTGAGTGGCGAGGACTTCCGCAATTACGCGTTGGAACCCGCCAAGCAAATCATCGCGGCGCTGAAAGCACGCCACCCGAACGTCCCAATCATCGCTTTCCCGCGTGGAGCCAAAGAGGCCTACATCGGCTTCGCGAACGAGACCAACGCCGATTGCGTGGCTCTGGACCAGTTCACCGATGCGGATTGGGCAGCCGAGCATGTGCAGAAAGATGGCTGCGTTCAGGGCAACCTGTCGCCCGAACACATGGTGACGGGCGGTCAGGCGCTGATCGACGAGGTGCGGCGCATAAAGGCTGCGTTCTCGGGCGGGCCGCATATCTTCAACCTCGGCCACGGAATTACGCCCGACGCAGACCCCGACAACGTTGCCCTGATGATCGAAACGCTGCGCAGGTAG
- a CDS encoding metallophosphoesterase family protein, with protein sequence MTRLIHLSDLHFGRDRPELETPLIKVVNDLAPDLVVVSGDFTQRARRSQFEQAAAFMDRIEPPTLSVPGNHDTPLDNLFLRFFRPFGRYKRNIDRNLEPVLETGAMVVAGVNTVNRFSWQRGRLSKRTIRKMTNAFRGAGDRLRIAVLHHPLEHGPHVEKRLMRGAHDTLVAMREAGADMVLSGHLHQTVTRPFAIAPGCLFVQAGTGLSNRLRGEDNMFNLIDASPNRVSVQSWRAGDEPTFAAGETAAFKRGPDGAWVVA encoded by the coding sequence ATGACCCGACTGATCCACCTGTCCGACCTGCATTTCGGCCGCGACCGTCCGGAGCTGGAAACACCACTGATCAAGGTAGTGAACGACCTTGCTCCCGATCTTGTCGTCGTTTCGGGTGATTTCACACAGCGCGCCCGCCGCAGTCAGTTCGAGCAAGCCGCCGCCTTCATGGATCGGATCGAACCGCCCACGCTGTCGGTGCCCGGCAACCACGATACCCCTCTCGACAATCTGTTCCTGCGTTTCTTCCGGCCCTTCGGCCGCTACAAACGCAACATCGACCGCAATCTGGAGCCTGTGCTGGAAACGGGTGCGATGGTCGTTGCCGGGGTGAACACGGTAAACCGCTTTTCATGGCAGCGCGGTCGGCTTTCGAAGCGCACGATCCGCAAGATGACCAACGCGTTCCGAGGCGCGGGCGACCGCCTTCGGATCGCGGTGCTGCATCATCCGCTGGAACATGGACCGCACGTGGAGAAACGGTTGATGCGTGGGGCGCATGACACCCTCGTCGCGATGCGAGAAGCCGGTGCGGACATGGTCCTGTCGGGGCACTTGCACCAGACGGTCACACGGCCCTTCGCCATCGCGCCGGGGTGCTTGTTCGTGCAGGCGGGAACGGGATTGTCGAACCGGCTGCGCGGAGAAGACAACATGTTCAACCTGATAGACGCCAGCCCCAATCGCGTCTCGGTGCAGTCTTGGCGCGCTGGGGATGAGCCGACGTTCGCAGCGGGCGAGACCGCCGCGTTCAAGCGGGGTCCGGACGGCGCGTGGGTCGTTGCGTAG
- a CDS encoding class I SAM-dependent methyltransferase: protein MNPPLDADLSVLPGAVAVMHDRQPERDQFAKQHEMRDRIEASGETVVVFLPRERAAAKDWIARAMATGCPVVVDGVKTDGAESLLKECRKRATVDAVISKAHGKLFTVTGGDFSDWIAEPATNGDGFTVPVAGFSTDGIDPGTAALLNALPPLKGHVIDLGAGWGPIARHVLQSPTVTACDLVEAHRPSLDCARTNVFDPRAAFHWADATGWTLRAKADHVVTNPPFHRGRAGDPGLGRAFIATAARSLAPRGVLWLVANRHLPYEAALTDLFAEVTELPAPGAFKLFRAARPRKIR from the coding sequence GTGAACCCACCGCTTGATGCGGACCTGTCCGTGTTGCCCGGTGCCGTCGCGGTGATGCATGACCGCCAGCCCGAACGCGATCAGTTTGCCAAACAGCACGAAATGCGCGACCGGATCGAAGCGAGCGGTGAAACCGTTGTGGTCTTCCTACCGCGAGAGCGGGCTGCCGCGAAGGACTGGATCGCGCGTGCCATGGCCACGGGGTGCCCGGTGGTCGTGGACGGCGTGAAGACCGATGGCGCCGAATCGCTGCTGAAGGAATGTCGCAAGCGCGCGACTGTGGACGCGGTGATCTCGAAGGCGCACGGCAAGCTGTTCACTGTCACGGGCGGGGACTTCTCCGACTGGATCGCAGAGCCCGCGACCAATGGCGACGGCTTCACCGTCCCGGTCGCTGGCTTCTCGACCGACGGAATCGACCCCGGCACCGCCGCCCTGCTGAATGCCCTACCCCCGCTGAAAGGCCACGTTATCGACCTTGGCGCAGGGTGGGGCCCCATTGCGCGCCACGTTCTGCAATCGCCCACCGTCACCGCTTGCGATCTGGTGGAAGCGCATCGCCCTTCACTCGACTGTGCGCGCACGAACGTCTTCGACCCCCGCGCCGCATTTCACTGGGCCGACGCGACCGGTTGGACGCTGCGGGCCAAGGCCGACCACGTTGTTACAAACCCGCCGTTCCACCGGGGCCGCGCGGGTGATCCGGGGCTGGGCCGTGCCTTCATCGCCACGGCGGCCCGGTCTTTGGCTCCGCGCGGGGTCCTGTGGCTGGTCGCGAACCGACACCTGCCCTATGAGGCCGCCCTGACTGACCTGTTCGCCGAAGTCACCGAACTGCCTGCACCGGGCGCCTTCAAGCTCTTCCGCGCCGCGCGTCCGCGCAAAATCCGCTAA
- the clpS gene encoding ATP-dependent Clp protease adapter ClpS — MMADKPKDDDGDTGVALDTKPVTKRPPLYKVMILNDDYTPMEFVVHVLERFFGLNHAQAFEIMLTVHKKGLAVVGVFSFEVAETKVTQVMDFARRHQHPLQCTMEKE; from the coding sequence ATGATGGCCGACAAGCCCAAGGACGATGACGGGGATACCGGAGTCGCGCTGGACACCAAACCGGTGACCAAGCGCCCGCCGTTGTACAAGGTGATGATCCTGAACGACGACTACACCCCGATGGAGTTCGTGGTGCACGTGCTGGAACGCTTCTTCGGCCTGAACCACGCGCAGGCGTTCGAGATCATGCTGACCGTCCACAAGAAGGGCCTCGCGGTCGTCGGTGTCTTCTCCTTCGAGGTGGCGGAGACGAAGGTAACGCAGGTGATGGATTTCGCCCGCCGCCACCAGCATCCGCTGCAATGCACCATGGAGAAAGAGTAA
- a CDS encoding outer membrane protein yields MKTFASALAAMSLLAAPALAGGMTTAPAPMAPPLAFSPEYNWTGFSVGAQLGYGDVDTNVDSLDGDDVVYGLRAYYDYDFGRFVLGGGVQYDATSIELGDNVDEVDSITRVGLRAGFDSGRNYYYATGGYAYADTENDSSDGYFVGLGYEVFATQNVTLGAEVLYHEFDDFDGGLEADATTASLSVNYRF; encoded by the coding sequence ATGAAAACCTTCGCCTCCGCACTCGCCGCCATGAGCCTTCTTGCCGCGCCCGCCCTTGCCGGCGGCATGACCACCGCCCCCGCGCCCATGGCGCCCCCGCTCGCCTTCTCGCCCGAGTACAACTGGACCGGCTTCTCGGTCGGTGCCCAGCTTGGCTACGGGGATGTGGATACGAACGTCGACAGCCTTGACGGCGACGATGTCGTCTACGGTCTGCGCGCGTACTACGACTACGACTTCGGTCGCTTCGTTCTGGGTGGCGGCGTTCAGTACGACGCCACCTCCATTGAACTGGGTGACAACGTGGATGAGGTAGACAGCATCACCCGCGTCGGCCTGCGCGCCGGTTTCGACAGCGGTCGTAACTACTACTACGCAACCGGTGGATACGCTTATGCGGACACCGAGAACGACAGCTCTGACGGTTACTTCGTCGGCCTTGGCTACGAAGTCTTCGCAACGCAGAACGTCACTCTGGGTGCCGAAGTCCTGTACCACGAGTTCGACGACTTCGACGGCGGTCTTGAGGCCGACGCCACCACGGCGTCCCTGTCGGTCAACTACCGCTTCTAA
- a CDS encoding SDR family NAD(P)-dependent oxidoreductase, whose translation MSLSIQGKTAIVTGAANGVGLAVARHFIDKGANVMMTDLDEKALQDEIGEMDDEGGTARYFAGDLREKLTVANLMSATIAAFDRVDILVNAARQMEQSDPLDPEDKMLQTLLDQNLMVSLRMSRHVAKRMIKQGEESGTEGPLGAIINLSSIAARRTQPDLMAYSVSTAALDQATRNLAVALAPHRIRVNAIAFGSVMSATLKGAIKEDSDLRDEIIDATPLHRIASASEVAEAVQFLASDGAGFVTGEILTVDGGRSLLDNCDAGAH comes from the coding sequence ATGTCGCTTTCGATCCAAGGCAAGACCGCCATCGTCACTGGCGCCGCGAATGGTGTCGGCCTCGCCGTCGCGCGTCATTTCATCGACAAGGGCGCGAACGTGATGATGACGGACCTCGACGAGAAGGCCTTGCAAGACGAAATCGGCGAGATGGACGACGAGGGCGGCACCGCGCGCTATTTCGCAGGCGACCTGCGTGAGAAACTGACCGTCGCGAACCTGATGTCCGCCACCATCGCGGCTTTCGACCGGGTGGACATCCTGGTAAACGCCGCGCGCCAGATGGAACAGTCCGACCCATTGGACCCCGAAGACAAGATGCTGCAGACGCTGCTGGATCAGAACCTGATGGTCTCTTTGCGCATGTCCCGTCATGTGGCGAAGCGGATGATAAAACAGGGCGAAGAGTCCGGCACCGAAGGCCCGCTGGGCGCAATCATCAATCTCTCGTCCATCGCCGCGCGCCGCACTCAGCCTGATCTGATGGCCTATTCCGTGTCCACCGCCGCGCTCGATCAGGCGACGCGCAACCTTGCCGTCGCCCTTGCGCCCCACCGTATCCGCGTGAATGCCATCGCCTTCGGGTCCGTCATGTCTGCGACCCTGAAAGGCGCGATCAAGGAAGACAGCGACCTGCGGGACGAGATCATCGACGCCACCCCCCTGCACCGCATCGCCAGCGCGTCCGAAGTGGCCGAAGCTGTGCAGTTCCTGGCCTCGGACGGGGCGGGCTTCGTGACCGGAGAGATCCTGACCGTCGATGGCGGGCGCTCGCTTCTGGATAACTGCGACGCCGGCGCGCATTGA
- a CDS encoding diacylglycerol/lipid kinase family protein, with product MSPSIVLIANRKSGQNSRDAEAVDRAMAAFGEIAEKVDWNPDNPISDAVDRALAKSPDIVVAAGGDGTVMAVAEAMLGKGVAMGVLPLGTFNFFARGLGLSENPEEAARQIDQGTPHDIRIGTVNGKAFLNNASLGIYPAILRERETVYSRWGRFRLAAHWSVVKTFLRFRKAMKVTITANGETKEYRTALVFVARSAYQLDSFGIDGAEAIDKDNFAVLVTLAETRLALFKMTARLVRGKPLRGKDYALISTPKAVIETRKRRNLLAFDGEKGRMDGPFTFEMSEQYLTIQLPPSHEDA from the coding sequence ATGTCGCCCAGTATCGTCCTTATCGCCAACAGAAAATCCGGCCAGAACAGCCGTGACGCCGAAGCGGTCGACCGCGCTATGGCGGCTTTCGGCGAGATTGCCGAGAAAGTTGACTGGAACCCCGACAACCCGATCTCTGACGCGGTGGACCGTGCCTTGGCGAAGTCGCCCGATATCGTTGTGGCGGCGGGTGGCGATGGCACCGTCATGGCAGTTGCAGAGGCGATGCTGGGCAAGGGTGTCGCCATGGGTGTGCTGCCGCTGGGCACGTTCAACTTCTTCGCGCGCGGGCTGGGCCTGTCCGAAAACCCAGAGGAAGCCGCCCGCCAGATCGACCAGGGCACGCCCCACGATATCCGGATCGGCACCGTCAACGGCAAGGCGTTCCTGAACAACGCCTCGCTTGGCATCTATCCCGCCATCCTGCGCGAGCGAGAGACCGTCTATTCCCGCTGGGGCCGCTTCCGACTCGCCGCGCATTGGTCGGTGGTCAAGACGTTCCTGCGGTTCCGCAAGGCGATGAAAGTCACGATCACCGCGAATGGCGAGACAAAGGAATACCGCACCGCGCTCGTCTTCGTGGCGCGCTCTGCCTACCAGCTGGACTCCTTCGGAATCGACGGGGCAGAGGCGATCGACAAGGACAACTTCGCCGTACTGGTCACGCTAGCCGAAACCCGGTTGGCCCTATTCAAGATGACGGCACGTTTGGTGCGTGGAAAACCCCTGCGCGGCAAGGATTACGCCCTGATCTCAACCCCGAAGGCCGTGATCGAAACACGCAAACGCCGGAACCTACTGGCCTTCGATGGAGAGAAGGGCCGCATGGACGGCCCGTTTACCTTCGAGATGAGCGAGCAGTACCTGACGATCCAGCTTCCCCCGTCGCACGAGGACGCATGA
- a CDS encoding gamma-glutamylcyclotransferase produces MKTDPFIGDRVFVYGTLRRGFINNDATLAFREGASFIAEGTLPGGLYSVGWYPALIEGEEGRVHGEVWKITQPGIMHILDDYEGLFDDGPPEYQRARRMVETAQGRIEAWAYIYLYEVDPMQRLPKGDWADAFNTPGVSG; encoded by the coding sequence ATGAAAACAGACCCCTTCATCGGTGACCGCGTGTTTGTCTATGGCACGTTGCGCCGCGGCTTCATCAACAACGACGCAACACTCGCCTTCCGGGAAGGCGCGTCCTTCATCGCAGAGGGCACCTTGCCGGGCGGACTATACTCCGTCGGCTGGTATCCAGCTTTGATCGAAGGCGAAGAGGGCCGCGTTCATGGCGAGGTCTGGAAGATCACCCAACCCGGCATCATGCACATTCTAGATGATTACGAGGGCCTGTTCGACGATGGCCCTCCCGAATACCAGCGCGCCCGCCGCATGGTCGAAACGGCGCAGGGCCGGATAGAGGCTTGGGCCTACATCTACCTGTACGAAGTCGATCCGATGCAGCGACTGCCGAAGGGCGACTGGGCGGATGCCTTCAACACGCCGGGTGTCAGCGGCTGA
- a CDS encoding HAD family hydrolase produces MRPITTIGFDADDTLWHNERFFKLTEARFADLLRDHAAPGDLAERLLNAERRNLGRYGFGIKGFMLSMIETALDVTNDRVPSTVIRGIVEAGQEMLAHPIELLPHAADAVTALQADFYLVLITKGDLLDQERKLAQSGLGDAFDAVEFVSDKQAGTYAAIFDRHGDGAAQGLMAGNSMKSDVLPMIAAGGHGVFVPHGDVWALEHAHPPQSEPRFHELSHLGELPDLVRRLCGE; encoded by the coding sequence ATGCGACCGATCACGACCATTGGCTTCGATGCCGACGATACGCTTTGGCATAACGAGCGATTCTTCAAGCTGACAGAGGCCCGCTTTGCCGATTTGCTGCGCGACCATGCCGCGCCCGGCGATCTGGCAGAGCGGCTGCTGAACGCGGAGCGGCGAAACCTTGGACGCTACGGCTTCGGCATCAAGGGGTTCATGCTGTCGATGATTGAAACCGCGCTGGACGTCACGAACGACCGTGTGCCCAGCACGGTGATTCGCGGTATAGTAGAAGCCGGGCAGGAGATGCTGGCCCATCCCATAGAACTGCTCCCCCATGCCGCAGATGCGGTGACGGCGTTGCAGGCGGACTTCTATCTGGTTTTGATCACCAAAGGCGACCTTCTGGATCAAGAGCGCAAGCTGGCGCAGTCTGGGCTGGGCGATGCTTTCGACGCGGTCGAGTTCGTGTCGGACAAGCAGGCCGGCACCTATGCGGCGATCTTCGATCGGCACGGTGACGGTGCCGCGCAAGGCCTGATGGCAGGCAATTCGATGAAGTCCGATGTGCTGCCTATGATTGCGGCGGGCGGGCACGGCGTTTTTGTGCCCCATGGCGACGTCTGGGCGTTGGAGCACGCCCATCCGCCCCAGAGCGAGCCACGTTTCCATGAGCTGTCCCACTTGGGAGAGTTGCCTGACCTCGTGCGAAGGTTGTGTGGTGAATGA